A part of Microbulbifer sp. MI-G genomic DNA contains:
- a CDS encoding non-ribosomal peptide synthetase — protein sequence MSPKPQDKSEPISPASLLKDLVYQAIDADINDIHPQADLIALGLNSVQIMKIAGQLRQKKIKVKFADLIAVPQLEAWLSLPQLATGTEESTSEHLSVLGAFDEGTPFDLAPMQHAYWIGRDPNQYLGGVAAHFYHEFDGQEVVPDRLEQAVRSLFERHGMLRVQILDDGRQQIPAEVSWPGLKVHDFRHQAAAEAEQSLIAVREQLSHRQLDILQGEVFDVQLSLLPAELKAGGTRLHINLDMVAADAFSLRVLLNDLAKLYLEPKHSLVPLNYSYPRYQADRSALHSKEERQAEKQQAKEHWQGRLADLPGVPQLPTAIDTESKDTRRVVRRHYSLSADRKNRLAEFASRHGITLSMTLAAALAEVLTVYSEESDFLLNLPLFDRESLHRDVNSLVGDFTSSILLAWQGSQSGTFVERAQRLQHNFRQDVAHGSYSGVEVLRDLSRQQGQTVFAPVVFTSALGLGELFGESVRSAFGDVNWIISQGPQVWLDVQVMELKGGLSVNWDAREAAFAPGVLDGMFAAFTQLLECLIGSPEFWAQPIPSLLPAEQKQQRQQVNSTAKPYQPHQLHEHFFSNAKNCPEAVALYWNGDQIRYGELAHSALAMAAYLQLQGVEPGDLVGILLPKGPEQIIAALGVLAAGAAYLPLGIDQPPLRRQRVLKLAGAKLVIDNLSVLSGVAPLSQPVVGEAKDLAYTIFTSGSTGEPKGVEISHGSAWNTIADINARFSVNENDRVLAVSALDFDLSVYDIFGLLSAGGALVLVEEESRRDAERWHQLVCQYGVTVWNTVPALLDMLLTTGGDTPAGELRLVLNSGDWISLDLPERLKRVNPDCRFIALGGATEASIWSNNFEVKEVDSSWRSIPYGYPLANQQFRVVDALGRDCPDWVTGELWIGGAGVALGYRGAPGITAARFVTDEGERWYRTGDLGRYWPNGCLEFLGRADNQVKVRGHRIELGEIEAALTAHKGIAQAVALLTQRGVVAVVVLEPKLSQGNINPEKYFVDLQQLQEPLNDLREFLSQRLTSAMLPSELCCLAEIPLTANGKIDRGGLQQFADESLSQHQAKQNPPQGQLEQQVAVAWCKFLDVTDIARDDNFFALGGDSLLATRVVRDLRESGFEGVTLSELFSQPSLADFAATLVQDPTENPQRNKGTSEIAATQWQSDKANRYTAFEPTDVQRAYWLGRDPEFVLGGIGCHFYREYDVVDLDLERLESALNAMIARHEMLRAVFDSEGRQRILADVPRFSIDVTEVDRDPASAFAQQRQECAEQVFEPSRWPLFDVRAVRCGRNTRLAIGLDNLILDAFSILLFYRELNILYQSPGIDLPSIELSFRDYVRNVLPQTTAVFDSDLAEGPLAAAKTFWQHKLSELPPAPQLPIVREPASIERPHFVRHQQQIDKGTWQNLVARAAEQGITPSSLLLTAFAEVLSRWSSRPDLSLNLTLFDRREVHPDIYRVMGDFTSLTLVGYRPEAGDSWLVRAKKIQGEVGAALEHRDISSVSLMRELARRQSEAEATMPVVFTSALGIPGGTAAPENGPLREPIWALTQTPQVWLDHQVVEVEGGVFLNWDVVEALFPEGMCAEMFQAYIGLLQWAGDAEWDSTPPDLLPSAQRELRTQLEKHIAIDSTDNLSQRFFQQVKANPENIALYWGDDNSLSYGVLAERALRIAAWLLQSQVSSAEVVAVNLPKGPDQIAAVLGVLAAGAAYLPVGIDQPQARRESMLRRAEVKVVLDQSAIQQAEQFAPIDKPIATEAEQLVYIIFTSGSTGEPKGVEISHGAAWNTIADINERFSVDENDRVLAISALDFDLSVYDIFGLLSVGGALVLIDEEDRRDAERWHQRVCHYGITVWNTVPALLDMLLTVGAGTPPGKLRLVLNSGDWIGLDLPQRLKQVQPECRFIALGGATEASIWSNSFEVIEVDPSWHSIPYGYPLANQKFRVVDTQGRDCPDWATGELWIGGDGVAMGYRGAPELTEARFVTVDGERWYRTGDLGRYWPNGCLEFLGRADSLVKVRGHRIELGEIETVFNRQMFVQRALVLATEQQLVAAVVLKPECPSTFSTDDLREYLRHHLPSYMVPDFIVTLPEMPLSANGKLDRASVLKLVHAVEKPQQEKAAELVTDNERLVAQIWQELLSLPVINRDQNFFELGGDSLLATRFIDRLKQQHRLLLPLRRLFASPRLADVAGALSAMEPLVDVDPDTVEEGVI from the coding sequence TTGTCGCCGAAGCCGCAGGATAAATCAGAGCCAATCAGCCCGGCCAGTTTGTTAAAGGATTTAGTTTATCAGGCTATTGATGCCGATATTAATGACATTCATCCGCAGGCTGACTTAATTGCGCTGGGGCTCAACTCAGTACAAATCATGAAGATAGCTGGCCAATTAAGGCAGAAAAAGATCAAAGTAAAATTTGCTGATCTTATCGCGGTGCCTCAATTGGAAGCCTGGCTTTCTCTACCTCAGTTGGCTACTGGAACTGAAGAAAGTACCAGTGAACATTTATCTGTGCTGGGAGCCTTTGATGAAGGCACTCCCTTTGATTTGGCACCGATGCAACATGCCTATTGGATTGGACGAGACCCGAATCAATATTTAGGGGGCGTTGCCGCACACTTTTATCATGAGTTTGATGGCCAGGAAGTAGTACCTGATCGATTGGAACAGGCTGTGCGCTCCCTGTTCGAGCGACATGGGATGCTGCGTGTTCAAATCCTCGATGATGGTCGACAGCAGATTCCCGCTGAAGTGAGCTGGCCCGGTTTAAAGGTTCATGATTTCAGGCATCAGGCTGCCGCAGAAGCGGAGCAGAGTCTTATCGCTGTTAGGGAGCAACTCTCCCATCGGCAGCTGGATATATTGCAGGGCGAGGTTTTTGATGTACAGCTCTCATTGTTACCTGCGGAATTAAAAGCTGGCGGCACACGCCTGCATATTAATCTGGATATGGTAGCTGCAGATGCCTTTAGTCTGCGCGTGTTACTGAATGACTTGGCCAAGCTCTACCTGGAACCAAAGCACTCACTGGTACCGCTGAATTACAGTTATCCGCGCTACCAGGCTGACCGCAGCGCTCTTCACTCAAAGGAAGAGCGGCAGGCTGAGAAGCAGCAGGCCAAAGAACACTGGCAGGGTCGCCTGGCAGATTTGCCCGGTGTCCCTCAATTACCCACTGCGATAGATACTGAGTCTAAAGACACTCGTCGAGTGGTTCGTCGCCACTATAGTCTGTCTGCTGATCGGAAAAACCGGCTAGCGGAATTTGCGAGCCGTCACGGTATTACTTTGTCCATGACCCTGGCAGCGGCCCTTGCCGAAGTGCTTACGGTCTATAGCGAAGAGTCAGACTTCCTGCTGAATCTCCCCCTGTTCGACCGGGAATCCCTGCACCGGGATGTCAACTCTCTGGTAGGAGACTTTACTTCTTCGATCTTGCTTGCCTGGCAGGGCAGCCAGAGTGGAACCTTTGTTGAGCGTGCACAGCGTTTACAACACAACTTCCGTCAGGATGTAGCGCACGGGAGTTATTCCGGCGTAGAGGTGCTGCGTGACCTCAGCAGGCAACAGGGACAAACGGTGTTTGCGCCGGTTGTCTTTACCAGTGCGCTTGGGTTGGGAGAATTATTTGGCGAGTCAGTTCGCAGTGCCTTTGGAGATGTCAATTGGATTATCTCCCAAGGGCCACAAGTGTGGCTGGACGTACAGGTTATGGAACTCAAAGGTGGCCTGTCCGTAAACTGGGATGCGCGGGAAGCTGCTTTTGCTCCCGGCGTCCTGGATGGCATGTTTGCCGCCTTTACGCAGTTACTGGAATGCCTGATCGGCAGCCCGGAATTCTGGGCCCAGCCGATACCATCGCTGCTGCCAGCGGAGCAAAAGCAGCAGCGCCAGCAGGTTAATTCCACAGCCAAGCCATACCAGCCTCACCAATTACATGAACATTTTTTTAGCAATGCTAAAAACTGCCCTGAAGCAGTGGCTCTCTATTGGAACGGTGATCAAATCCGTTACGGGGAGTTGGCCCACAGTGCTTTGGCGATGGCCGCGTATTTACAGCTTCAAGGTGTTGAGCCCGGTGATTTGGTCGGTATTTTATTACCCAAGGGGCCGGAGCAGATTATTGCAGCCTTGGGCGTATTAGCGGCAGGAGCGGCTTATCTGCCGCTGGGTATAGACCAGCCACCGTTGCGTAGACAGCGCGTACTCAAACTTGCCGGAGCCAAGCTGGTTATAGATAACTTGTCTGTGCTCTCTGGTGTCGCGCCTTTATCCCAGCCTGTGGTGGGAGAGGCAAAAGATCTCGCCTATACCATTTTCACCTCTGGTTCTACCGGTGAACCCAAGGGCGTCGAAATTAGTCATGGTAGTGCCTGGAATACCATAGCGGACATTAACGCGCGCTTTTCGGTTAACGAAAATGATCGAGTGCTCGCCGTATCAGCATTGGATTTCGACCTTTCCGTTTACGATATTTTTGGGCTCTTGTCCGCCGGCGGTGCACTGGTATTGGTTGAAGAGGAATCCCGGCGGGATGCTGAGCGCTGGCATCAGCTGGTGTGTCAGTATGGCGTTACTGTTTGGAATACGGTGCCGGCGCTGTTGGATATGCTGCTGACCACGGGTGGTGATACTCCAGCTGGCGAGCTGCGCCTGGTTTTAAATTCTGGCGACTGGATCAGCCTCGACCTGCCGGAACGGTTAAAACGAGTTAACCCGGATTGCCGCTTTATCGCTTTGGGTGGCGCCACTGAAGCTTCTATTTGGTCGAACAATTTTGAAGTCAAAGAAGTTGATTCCTCTTGGCGATCTATTCCCTATGGTTACCCCTTGGCTAACCAGCAATTCAGAGTGGTGGATGCCCTGGGGCGCGATTGCCCTGACTGGGTGACAGGGGAGTTGTGGATCGGTGGTGCTGGCGTTGCTTTGGGGTATCGCGGTGCTCCCGGTATCACTGCAGCCCGTTTTGTGACAGACGAAGGCGAGCGCTGGTACCGCACCGGAGACTTGGGCCGCTACTGGCCGAACGGATGCCTGGAGTTTTTGGGCCGCGCCGATAATCAGGTCAAGGTGCGTGGACACCGCATTGAACTCGGCGAGATTGAAGCGGCACTGACTGCGCACAAAGGGATTGCGCAAGCGGTGGCACTGCTGACTCAGCGAGGTGTGGTTGCGGTTGTCGTTCTGGAACCCAAATTATCGCAAGGGAATATCAATCCAGAAAAGTACTTTGTTGATTTGCAGCAGTTGCAGGAACCCTTGAACGACCTGCGTGAATTCCTGAGCCAACGATTGACCAGCGCCATGCTGCCCAGTGAGCTTTGCTGTCTCGCCGAAATACCTCTTACCGCCAATGGCAAAATTGATCGCGGTGGTTTACAGCAGTTTGCCGATGAATCCCTGTCGCAGCACCAGGCAAAGCAGAACCCACCGCAAGGTCAATTGGAGCAGCAGGTGGCTGTCGCCTGGTGCAAATTCCTCGATGTTACCGATATAGCGCGGGACGATAACTTCTTCGCACTTGGGGGTGACTCCCTGTTAGCAACCCGTGTTGTGCGAGACCTGCGCGAGTCTGGCTTTGAAGGTGTCACACTTTCGGAATTATTTAGCCAGCCCAGCCTGGCCGACTTTGCTGCGACATTAGTTCAAGATCCAACTGAGAACCCACAGCGAAACAAAGGTACTAGCGAAATTGCTGCCACACAGTGGCAATCGGATAAGGCCAACCGGTACACCGCTTTTGAACCTACCGATGTCCAGCGGGCCTATTGGCTGGGAAGGGACCCGGAATTTGTTTTGGGTGGTATCGGTTGTCATTTTTATCGCGAATACGATGTTGTTGATCTCGATCTGGAGCGTTTGGAGTCTGCACTAAACGCCATGATTGCACGCCATGAAATGCTGCGGGCTGTATTCGACAGCGAAGGTCGACAGCGCATCCTTGCCGATGTGCCGAGATTTTCCATTGATGTTACAGAGGTAGACCGCGATCCAGCTTCTGCTTTTGCGCAACAGCGACAGGAGTGCGCGGAGCAGGTGTTTGAGCCCAGCAGGTGGCCACTGTTTGATGTCCGTGCGGTGCGCTGTGGGCGCAATACCCGATTGGCTATTGGGTTGGATAATTTGATTCTCGATGCTTTCAGTATTCTGCTGTTTTATCGTGAGTTAAATATCCTCTATCAGAGTCCCGGTATTGATCTACCTTCTATCGAACTCTCTTTCCGCGATTATGTGCGCAATGTACTGCCGCAAACTACCGCAGTATTTGATAGTGATCTTGCCGAAGGTCCACTGGCTGCCGCAAAAACCTTTTGGCAGCACAAATTATCGGAGTTGCCTCCCGCGCCCCAGCTGCCCATTGTGCGGGAGCCGGCATCCATTGAGCGCCCGCACTTTGTGCGCCATCAACAGCAGATTGATAAGGGGACCTGGCAAAACCTGGTTGCGCGCGCGGCTGAGCAGGGAATCACGCCTTCGAGCCTCCTTTTAACGGCTTTTGCCGAAGTGCTTAGTCGTTGGAGCAGTCGCCCTGACCTGAGCTTGAACCTTACTTTGTTTGATCGCCGTGAAGTTCACCCGGATATCTATCGAGTGATGGGGGATTTCACCTCCCTGACCCTGGTGGGTTACCGGCCAGAGGCCGGTGACAGCTGGTTGGTGCGAGCGAAAAAAATACAAGGGGAAGTTGGCGCGGCCCTGGAACATCGAGATATTTCCAGTGTTAGCCTGATGCGGGAATTAGCCCGCCGGCAGAGCGAGGCGGAAGCCACAATGCCCGTGGTCTTCACCAGCGCACTGGGTATTCCCGGTGGCACAGCGGCACCGGAGAATGGGCCTCTGAGAGAACCTATCTGGGCCCTGACACAAACACCACAAGTCTGGCTGGATCACCAGGTGGTCGAAGTCGAGGGTGGCGTTTTCTTAAATTGGGATGTTGTCGAAGCGCTTTTCCCAGAGGGGATGTGCGCGGAAATGTTTCAGGCCTATATCGGCTTGCTCCAATGGGCGGGTGACGCTGAATGGGATTCCACACCGCCTGATTTATTACCCAGTGCTCAACGGGAGCTGAGAACCCAGCTTGAAAAGCATATCGCAATTGATTCAACGGATAATTTGTCACAGCGATTTTTCCAGCAGGTAAAAGCAAATCCCGAGAATATCGCCTTATATTGGGGGGACGATAATTCCCTGAGCTATGGCGTCCTGGCAGAGCGTGCTTTGCGCATCGCTGCCTGGTTATTGCAAAGCCAGGTTTCATCTGCCGAGGTAGTGGCCGTTAACCTGCCCAAAGGGCCCGACCAGATTGCCGCTGTTTTGGGGGTACTCGCAGCGGGAGCCGCTTATTTACCTGTCGGTATCGATCAACCGCAGGCAAGGCGCGAGTCAATGTTGCGCCGTGCCGAGGTAAAAGTGGTGCTCGACCAAAGTGCAATTCAACAGGCCGAACAGTTCGCTCCTATAGATAAGCCTATTGCAACAGAAGCTGAGCAACTGGTTTATATCATTTTCACTTCCGGCTCCACAGGTGAACCCAAGGGCGTCGAAATCAGTCACGGTGCTGCCTGGAATACCATTGCGGATATCAACGAACGTTTCTCTGTTGATGAAAATGATCGTGTACTGGCCATTTCAGCCCTGGATTTTGACCTCTCTGTTTACGATATCTTCGGACTGCTATCGGTCGGTGGTGCGCTGGTATTGATTGATGAGGAGGACCGGCGGGATGCCGAGCGCTGGCATCAACGGGTATGTCACTACGGCATCACCGTCTGGAATACGGTACCGGCGCTACTGGATATGTTGCTCACTGTCGGTGCCGGTACACCGCCTGGCAAATTGCGTTTGGTATTAAATTCCGGCGATTGGATTGGCCTGGATTTACCCCAGCGCTTAAAACAAGTACAGCCCGAATGCCGTTTTATCGCACTGGGTGGCGCCACGGAAGCTTCTATTTGGTCCAACAGTTTTGAAGTTATAGAGGTTGACCCAAGCTGGCACTCGATCCCATACGGATACCCCCTGGCCAACCAGAAATTCAGGGTGGTGGATACCCAGGGGCGCGACTGCCCTGACTGGGCAACGGGTGAGCTGTGGATCGGTGGTGATGGTGTCGCCATGGGCTATCGCGGGGCGCCCGAATTGACCGAAGCGCGCTTTGTTACGGTCGATGGTGAGCGCTGGTATCGCACAGGGGATCTTGGACGCTACTGGCCCAATGGATGCCTGGAATTTTTGGGGCGCGCCGATAGCCTGGTCAAGGTCCGTGGCCATCGCATAGAGCTGGGTGAAATCGAAACCGTATTTAATCGTCAGATGTTTGTGCAACGCGCGCTAGTGCTGGCCACAGAACAACAGCTGGTTGCTGCCGTTGTGCTTAAACCTGAATGTCCTTCAACTTTTAGTACTGATGACTTGCGTGAGTACCTTCGCCACCATCTGCCTTCCTATATGGTCCCGGATTTCATTGTGACTTTGCCGGAAATGCCCCTAAGTGCAAATGGCAAATTGGATCGGGCTTCAGTATTAAAGCTCGTGCATGCAGTGGAAAAACCGCAACAGGAAAAAGCGGCTGAACTGGTGACGGATAACGAGCGCCTGGTAGCCCAGATTTGGCAAGAGCTTCTTAGCCTGCCCGTAATAAACCGCGATCAGAATTTCTTTGAATTGGGTGGCGATAGTTTATTGGCAACCCGGTTTATCGACCGCCTAAAACAGCAACACCGTTTGCTGCTTCCCCTCAGACGTTTATTTGCCTCTCCGAGACTGGCAGATGTTGCCGGTGCCCTAAGTGCAATGGAACCGCTAGTGGATGTTGATCCCGATACGGTGGAAGAGGGCGTGATATGA
- a CDS encoding isochorismate synthase, whose amino-acid sequence MKARFEFAGLKQCLQQAKLRANHQQSRVLASYLLPCNRHDPLALFAANYQYERTVCLWSTPSSDHYAVGFGSACELSCAPGGSWSEIQTNWQKLLASSVIIGGHQPVLYGGFAFDCQKAPSLLWKNFPTAVLTLPDLIFFCERDRSYLVINIMVSSQTDCSLAAKRARARWQSIVSRPLSAPDYDSLLLDGVDFDNSSTDALSWQQRVVDAVESIKRNELQKVVLARSDSLAVNCCPGDILKYLREYYPGAFLFAFVREKSCFLGASPERLVALKDKCINTVALAGSAPRGKDFATDYSLGLSLLNSDKDRFEHHLVVQHLLSILRKCCHNVAEPEPPQLCKLKQIQHLLTPLEGFVKDGVNLLDVLSDLHPSAAVGGLPRKKALKYIRENEGLDRGWYAGPVGWLNAEGEGEFAVALRSALFTPGRVTLFAGCGLVEASLPTHEYRESCIKMRVIRDAIRSVSLVAEAAG is encoded by the coding sequence ATGAAGGCCCGCTTCGAGTTTGCCGGCTTGAAGCAATGCTTGCAACAAGCAAAATTGCGGGCGAATCACCAGCAATCTAGGGTACTTGCATCGTATCTACTGCCATGCAACAGGCACGATCCACTCGCACTGTTTGCCGCAAACTATCAATATGAACGGACCGTGTGCTTGTGGAGTACACCCTCTAGTGATCATTACGCTGTAGGTTTTGGTTCTGCCTGTGAGCTTAGCTGTGCCCCTGGGGGATCCTGGTCCGAAATCCAAACTAACTGGCAAAAACTGCTGGCTTCCTCGGTGATAATCGGAGGTCATCAACCGGTTTTATACGGTGGATTTGCCTTTGATTGCCAGAAAGCACCGTCACTCCTATGGAAAAATTTTCCCACAGCCGTACTGACACTGCCTGATCTTATCTTTTTCTGTGAAAGGGACCGTAGTTACCTGGTAATCAACATTATGGTCAGTAGCCAAACGGATTGCAGCCTTGCTGCTAAGCGGGCGAGAGCACGGTGGCAAAGTATTGTATCGCGCCCCTTATCAGCGCCTGACTATGACAGTTTATTGCTGGATGGTGTGGATTTTGACAACAGCAGTACTGATGCCTTGAGCTGGCAACAGCGCGTCGTTGATGCGGTTGAGTCAATCAAGCGTAACGAATTGCAAAAAGTCGTCCTTGCGCGATCGGACTCACTAGCCGTGAATTGTTGTCCTGGGGATATTCTCAAGTATCTGAGAGAGTACTATCCCGGTGCATTTTTGTTTGCTTTCGTACGGGAAAAGAGCTGTTTTCTTGGCGCGTCACCCGAGCGTTTGGTCGCATTGAAAGATAAGTGTATTAATACTGTAGCACTGGCGGGTAGCGCGCCTAGGGGAAAAGATTTTGCAACTGATTATAGCCTGGGGTTATCTCTTCTCAACAGCGATAAAGACCGATTTGAACATCACTTGGTCGTTCAGCATCTCCTTTCTATCTTACGCAAATGCTGCCACAACGTAGCGGAACCGGAACCGCCCCAACTCTGCAAATTAAAGCAAATTCAGCATTTGCTTACGCCGCTGGAAGGCTTTGTGAAAGATGGCGTAAATCTGTTGGATGTCTTATCGGATTTACACCCAAGTGCTGCGGTGGGTGGCCTGCCGAGGAAAAAAGCACTGAAGTATATCCGTGAAAATGAAGGTCTGGATCGCGGTTGGTATGCCGGACCTGTTGGTTGGCTCAATGCCGAGGGGGAAGGGGAGTTTGCTGTTGCGCTGCGTTCTGCACTTTTTACCCCGGGCAGGGTGACACTATTTGCCGGTTGCGGCCTGGTTGAGGCTTCCCTTCCTACCCACGAGTATCGTGAAAGCTGTATCAAAATGCGTGTTATCCGAGACGCAATAAGGAGCGTATCTCTTGTCGCCGAAGCCGCAGGATAA
- a CDS encoding isochorismate lyase: MQAAKLPMECENLTEIRQGIDAIDREIISLLQQRMGYVLSAAQFKPDEISIPAPDRVVAMLIDRRHWAEEAKLCADYIELLFTDIIQWFINQQTLHWRENYRASVGEDV; encoded by the coding sequence ATGCAAGCCGCCAAGTTGCCAATGGAATGCGAAAATCTGACTGAAATACGCCAGGGTATCGACGCTATAGATCGTGAGATTATCAGCTTGTTGCAGCAGCGCATGGGCTATGTATTGTCCGCCGCACAGTTCAAACCAGATGAAATCAGTATCCCTGCTCCAGATCGTGTTGTGGCTATGCTAATTGATCGGCGCCACTGGGCTGAGGAGGCAAAGCTGTGCGCAGACTACATCGAATTGCTATTTACCGACATTATCCAGTGGTTTATTAATCAGCAAACACTGCACTGGCGTGAAAACTATCGGGCGTCTGTGGGAGAGGATGTATGA
- a CDS encoding thioesterase II family protein has protein sequence MSCAWLNVPRPKPNAAIQLLCLPHAGGTAALYRPWAKLLPESIELVLVCLPGREQRCNEVMPADMRSLITLLGNAVTSILDRPWAVFGHSMGATVAHELILSLQGRNLCGPEHLFVSARKAPQFQEVGNLHQLDDDSLCQQLIQLGGTAPELLEIPELRALLLPTIRQDYHLIETSRVSSDQYLNCPITAMVGRDDPELTADDARGWQRWTNCHFHLHEYTGNHFYFSERPHLVINHIVQQLRIT, from the coding sequence ATGTCCTGCGCCTGGCTAAATGTTCCTCGCCCCAAACCCAATGCAGCAATACAACTTTTGTGCCTGCCCCATGCTGGTGGTACTGCTGCACTGTACCGGCCCTGGGCAAAACTACTGCCGGAGTCAATTGAACTAGTACTCGTCTGCCTGCCGGGCAGGGAGCAGCGCTGTAATGAGGTGATGCCAGCAGATATGCGGAGTTTAATCACGTTACTGGGTAATGCCGTCACCTCCATTCTCGATCGACCCTGGGCCGTATTTGGGCATAGCATGGGCGCAACGGTTGCCCATGAGTTGATTCTCTCTTTGCAGGGCCGAAACCTGTGTGGTCCTGAGCATCTGTTTGTGTCTGCTCGCAAAGCTCCTCAGTTTCAAGAAGTTGGAAATCTGCATCAACTGGATGATGATTCCCTATGCCAACAGCTCATACAGCTTGGTGGAACTGCTCCTGAATTGTTAGAGATACCGGAATTACGGGCCCTGCTTCTCCCCACTATACGCCAGGACTACCATTTGATCGAAACCAGTAGGGTGTCTTCGGATCAATATTTGAATTGCCCGATTACAGCCATGGTGGGCCGGGATGATCCTGAACTCACTGCTGACGATGCTCGTGGCTGGCAACGGTGGACCAACTGTCATTTTCATCTCCATGAATATACTGGCAATCATTTTTATTTCTCTGAGCGCCCCCATTTAGTGATTAATCACATAGTACAGCAACTGCGTATTACGTAA
- a CDS encoding (2,3-dihydroxybenzoyl)adenylate synthase translates to MNNDLLNGFKPHPEEIELHYKQQGIWDNQPIWELIARNAQDLPDRCAVRDLSHQLTYAELLKEADLIAAGLLAKGFNTGERVVFQWSNQVSFATTLLGIFRAGLVPVMSLPAHRQNEICHFAQLSGASVYITSGVEGDASRLSMIKQIAEQAKTLRGIYSADDMDPFDPLPKGEDDFTPPSTDPDAPALFLVSGGTTGLPKLIPRSHNDYRYNIACAASACELQSNEAYLAVLPAAHNFPLGCPGILGTLAMGGQVVFTRDASPDQCFELIERFGVTATALVPALAQVWTAATAWEAMDLSSLHLLQVGGSKLAKSDAQAVMAAFPDALQQVFGMAEGLVCYTHLGDTDETIVTTQGRPMSPLDELRVVDDFGQDVVAGQEGELLTRGPYTLRGYYRAEIHNRRAFTPDGFYRSGDRVRIQPDGNIVVTGRIKDVVNRGGETFACDEIEEHLLAHPNILQAAVLPMPDTALGERVGAAIVCNGKVPTLQTLRSFLIERGLATFKLPEHLHVRSSLPMTPVGKIDKKKILEIEGESRTNIAY, encoded by the coding sequence ATGAATAACGATTTACTTAACGGTTTCAAGCCTCATCCTGAAGAAATCGAACTTCATTACAAACAACAGGGAATTTGGGATAATCAACCTATTTGGGAACTGATTGCGCGCAATGCCCAGGATTTGCCAGACCGCTGTGCGGTTCGTGATTTATCACACCAGCTAACTTACGCCGAACTGCTGAAAGAGGCCGACCTTATTGCCGCAGGGTTACTGGCAAAAGGTTTCAACACAGGGGAGCGCGTGGTATTCCAGTGGAGTAATCAGGTCAGTTTTGCCACAACTCTACTCGGAATATTTCGAGCAGGACTGGTGCCGGTGATGTCTTTACCGGCACACCGCCAAAATGAAATCTGTCATTTTGCACAGTTGTCTGGTGCAAGCGTGTATATCACCTCTGGAGTTGAGGGGGATGCAAGCCGTCTCAGCATGATAAAGCAAATCGCTGAACAAGCTAAAACCCTGCGTGGCATATACAGCGCTGATGACATGGACCCGTTTGACCCTTTACCCAAGGGAGAAGACGATTTTACCCCACCTTCTACAGATCCCGATGCCCCGGCTTTATTCCTGGTATCAGGTGGCACAACGGGTCTCCCCAAGCTGATTCCACGCAGTCACAACGATTATCGTTACAATATTGCCTGCGCTGCTTCTGCTTGCGAATTGCAAAGCAATGAGGCTTATCTGGCCGTACTCCCTGCTGCGCATAATTTTCCACTTGGTTGCCCCGGCATTCTCGGCACCCTGGCAATGGGCGGACAAGTCGTATTTACTCGAGATGCCAGCCCGGATCAATGCTTTGAACTGATAGAGCGCTTCGGTGTTACTGCTACTGCGCTCGTCCCGGCTCTGGCCCAAGTCTGGACTGCAGCGACCGCTTGGGAGGCAATGGACCTTAGCTCCCTACATCTGTTACAAGTTGGTGGTTCAAAACTTGCCAAATCCGATGCCCAAGCTGTCATGGCTGCCTTTCCCGACGCATTGCAACAGGTTTTTGGTATGGCTGAAGGGCTCGTTTGTTATACCCATCTCGGTGATACCGATGAAACGATTGTTACCACTCAGGGCAGACCCATGAGCCCACTGGATGAGCTGCGTGTTGTGGATGACTTTGGGCAGGATGTTGTCGCAGGCCAAGAGGGAGAATTACTCACCCGCGGTCCTTATACGCTGAGAGGCTACTATCGTGCTGAAATACACAACCGCCGTGCCTTCACTCCAGACGGTTTTTATCGTAGCGGCGATCGGGTACGAATACAGCCAGATGGCAATATCGTTGTCACCGGTCGAATCAAAGATGTTGTTAATCGCGGAGGAGAAACTTTCGCATGTGATGAGATCGAAGAGCATTTACTCGCACACCCAAATATTCTACAAGCGGCCGTACTCCCTATGCCAGACACAGCGCTGGGAGAACGGGTTGGAGCCGCCATTGTATGTAACGGCAAAGTGCCTACCCTACAAACGCTACGCAGTTTTCTGATCGAAAGAGGTCTGGCAACTTTCAAGTTGCCAGAACATCTTCATGTGCGATCAAGCCTTCCGATGACTCCTGTAGGTAAAATTGATAAAAAGAAGATCTTGGAGATTGAAGGTGAGTCGAGGACGAATATTGCCTATTGA